The following are encoded in a window of Aromatoleum petrolei genomic DNA:
- a CDS encoding PstS family phosphate ABC transporter substrate-binding protein produces the protein MVVRKSLALSSLLLAVAGAAHAETLIKVDGSSTVYPISEAVGEEFQKARKNAVKVTIGISGTGGGFKKFCRGETDVSNASRPISKKEMDACAQAGIKYIELPVAYDAITVVVNNDNAWLKEVKVEELKAMWEPAAQGKIAKWSDVNPAWPDQPLALYGPGADSGTFDYFTDAINGKEKASRGDFTASEDDNVLVQGVSRNKGGLGYFGLAYYLESKAKLRAVPVVAKGAAAGVAPGFDTVMDGSYQPLARPIFIYVSARAAAEKPEVREFVEYYLRNAPQLVKEVKYVPLSTADYTHGMNNFAKGKTGTAFGGTPEVGIKVAELLKRDPKE, from the coding sequence ATGGTTGTTCGCAAGTCTCTCGCCCTGTCCTCGCTGCTGCTCGCCGTGGCTGGCGCCGCGCATGCCGAAACCCTGATCAAGGTCGACGGTTCCAGCACGGTCTATCCGATCTCCGAGGCCGTCGGCGAGGAGTTCCAGAAGGCCAGGAAGAACGCCGTCAAGGTCACGATCGGCATCTCCGGCACGGGCGGCGGCTTCAAGAAATTCTGCCGCGGCGAGACCGACGTTTCGAATGCGTCGCGCCCGATCTCGAAGAAGGAGATGGACGCCTGCGCCCAGGCCGGCATCAAGTACATCGAGCTGCCCGTCGCCTACGACGCGATCACCGTCGTGGTGAACAACGACAACGCCTGGCTCAAGGAGGTCAAGGTCGAGGAGCTGAAGGCCATGTGGGAGCCGGCCGCCCAGGGCAAGATCGCCAAGTGGAGCGACGTGAATCCCGCCTGGCCCGACCAACCGCTCGCGCTGTACGGCCCGGGCGCCGATTCGGGCACCTTCGACTACTTCACCGACGCCATCAACGGCAAGGAGAAGGCGAGCCGCGGTGACTTCACCGCGTCCGAGGACGACAACGTGCTCGTGCAGGGCGTTTCGCGCAACAAGGGCGGCCTCGGCTACTTCGGTCTCGCCTACTACCTGGAGAGCAAGGCCAAGCTGCGCGCGGTGCCGGTCGTCGCCAAGGGCGCCGCCGCGGGCGTCGCGCCGGGCTTCGACACCGTGATGGACGGCAGCTACCAGCCGCTGGCGCGTCCGATCTTCATCTACGTGAGCGCGAGGGCCGCCGCCGAGAAGCCCGAGGTCAGGGAGTTCGTCGAGTACTACCTGAGGAACGCGCCGCAACTGGTGAAGGAGGTGAAGTACGTGCCGCTGTCGACGGCCGACTACACCCACGGCATGAACAATTTCGCCAAGGGCAAGACGGGCACCGCCTTCGGCGGCACACCCGAAGTCGGCATCAAGGTTGCCGAACTGCTCAAGCGCGACCCGAAGGAATAA